One window of the Streptomyces asoensis genome contains the following:
- a CDS encoding ABC transporter permease: MTADTITSPTTTSSPAHPVYRVTGRRVVRSEWSKFWSLRSSWITLGVAVLFLVAIGAIAAALYSPSGPLGGKDAESGAALTLALAGTNLAALAVGALGVLLSAGEYSTGMVRSTFAAVPGRLPVLWAKCAVYGPIAFVTSTVGALVSFGLGSAALHGEKIALSLGDAGVFRCLLGAGLYLGLVGVYGVTVGLLVRNNAGGIAILAGVVLVLPGLTGLLPSSLGDTVSRYLPSNAGQSVMTLHESSDSLVSPGAGMTALLVWAVLLLAGAAYRLRRSDV, encoded by the coding sequence ATGACCGCAGACACCATCACCTCCCCTACGACCACCTCGTCGCCGGCGCATCCGGTGTACCGGGTGACCGGTCGGCGGGTCGTCCGTTCGGAATGGTCCAAGTTCTGGTCGCTGCGCTCCAGTTGGATCACGCTGGGCGTGGCCGTGCTGTTCCTGGTGGCCATCGGGGCGATCGCCGCGGCCCTCTACAGTCCGAGCGGTCCGCTGGGCGGAAAGGACGCGGAATCCGGTGCGGCGCTGACCCTGGCGCTGGCCGGCACCAACCTCGCGGCACTGGCCGTAGGCGCGCTCGGTGTTCTGCTGTCGGCCGGTGAGTACAGCACGGGGATGGTCCGCTCGACCTTCGCCGCCGTGCCCGGCCGACTGCCCGTCCTGTGGGCGAAGTGCGCGGTCTACGGCCCGATCGCGTTCGTCACGTCCACCGTCGGCGCCCTGGTCTCCTTCGGGCTCGGGAGCGCCGCCCTGCACGGCGAGAAGATCGCCCTGTCCCTCGGGGACGCCGGGGTCTTCCGGTGCCTGCTGGGCGCGGGCCTGTATCTGGGCCTGGTCGGTGTGTACGGAGTGACGGTCGGCCTGCTGGTGCGCAACAACGCCGGGGGCATCGCGATCCTGGCCGGCGTGGTGCTCGTCCTGCCCGGCCTGACCGGACTGCTGCCCAGCTCGCTCGGCGACACCGTCAGCCGCTACCTGCCCAGCAACGCCGGCCAGTCGGTCATGACTCTGCACGAGTCCAGCGACTCCCTGGTCAGCCCCGGAGCGGGGATGACGGCGCTGCTCGTGTGGGCCGTACTGCTGCTGGCCGGTGCGGCCTACCGGCTGCGCCGCAGTGATGTCTGA
- a CDS encoding sensor histidine kinase, whose protein sequence is MDHTRSGHPGRAGTASPSAGSAKPGAALPSEPTLGRGDVRPGPEAVWAHPVMRTLLRVLGRLRAADRRRPWLLDTAVVVLVAAAAPPDLLVHSPGHPVSRPVGAGLPVGVVLAIAAVLVVPLWWRRRAPAEVFGVCLVVCPVMWSLGLGPAAAAVLLIALFDLALHASPRAICWALPATVAGWVLIVVTVIPAASPVAFLFLSTGTGIGAVALGLTFRISRLYLSALRDRAARLEIERDQRARLTAAAERSRIAREMHDIVGHNLSVMVNLADGAAVLTTRDPDRTEQALHLIGDTGRQAMDELRRVLGVLRESSEPEDDSSPRSPQPGVRDLETLLDRVRAAGLPVVYRTVGPVDRLGRGVQLAVFRVVQEALTNTLKHVGPGATADVTVAIEGRLLRVRVADTGSLSRRPPTAHRGDSGHGLVGIRQRASLYDGTVTIGPRDDGQGWIVDVLMDPSASATSGEPTP, encoded by the coding sequence ATGGATCACACAAGGTCGGGTCACCCGGGCCGGGCGGGGACGGCTTCCCCCTCGGCCGGGTCGGCCAAGCCGGGGGCGGCTTTGCCCTCCGAGCCGACCCTCGGGCGGGGAGATGTCCGCCCGGGGCCCGAGGCCGTCTGGGCGCACCCCGTCATGCGGACGCTGCTGCGGGTGCTGGGCCGGCTGCGGGCGGCGGACCGGCGGCGTCCCTGGCTCCTCGACACCGCCGTGGTGGTCCTTGTCGCCGCTGCCGCGCCGCCGGATCTGCTGGTGCACAGCCCGGGGCATCCGGTGTCGCGCCCGGTGGGAGCGGGTCTGCCCGTCGGCGTGGTGCTGGCCATCGCGGCCGTGCTGGTGGTGCCGCTGTGGTGGCGCCGCCGCGCTCCGGCCGAGGTCTTCGGCGTCTGCCTCGTGGTGTGCCCGGTCATGTGGTCGCTTGGCCTGGGGCCCGCGGCTGCCGCCGTTCTGCTGATCGCCCTGTTCGACCTCGCCCTGCACGCTTCACCGCGCGCGATCTGCTGGGCGCTGCCGGCGACTGTGGCGGGGTGGGTGCTGATCGTGGTCACCGTGATCCCGGCGGCCAGTCCGGTGGCCTTTCTGTTCCTGTCCACCGGCACCGGCATCGGGGCCGTCGCCCTGGGCCTGACCTTCCGCATCAGCCGGCTGTACCTGTCCGCGCTGCGGGACCGGGCGGCGCGGCTGGAGATCGAGCGGGACCAGCGCGCCCGGCTGACGGCGGCGGCCGAGCGCTCGCGGATCGCCCGGGAGATGCACGACATCGTCGGACACAACCTGTCGGTCATGGTCAACCTCGCCGACGGCGCCGCCGTCCTGACCACCCGCGACCCCGATCGGACCGAGCAGGCACTCCATCTCATCGGCGACACCGGCCGCCAGGCGATGGACGAACTCCGGCGCGTGCTGGGGGTGCTGCGCGAGTCCTCGGAACCGGAGGACGACAGCTCGCCCCGGTCCCCGCAGCCGGGTGTCCGTGACCTGGAAACCCTGCTCGACCGGGTCCGCGCGGCCGGTCTGCCGGTGGTCTACCGCACCGTCGGACCGGTCGACCGGTTGGGCCGGGGTGTGCAGCTCGCGGTGTTCCGTGTGGTGCAGGAGGCCCTGACCAACACCCTCAAACACGTCGGCCCCGGTGCCACGGCCGACGTCACGGTCGCGATCGAGGGCCGCCTGTTGCGTGTCCGGGTCGCCGACACCGGTTCACTGTCGCGGAGACCACCCACGGCCCACCGCGGGGACTCCGGCCACGGTTTGGTCGGCATCCGCCAACGTGCCTCGCTCTACGACGGCACCGTCACCATCGGACCACGCGACGACGGCCAGGGCTGGATCGTGGACGTCCTGATGGATCCGTCCGCCTCGGCCACCTCCGGAGAGCCCACGCCATGA
- a CDS encoding response regulator has product MTTILIADDQPLPRMGFRMLLDGSPGVSVVGEADNGAQAVRMAAELSPDVVLMDVRMPGLDGIEATRRIVAAGGRTRVLILTTFDLDDYAYAGLRAGASGFLLKDVRPTELLAGIQAVATGDAVVSPRLTRRLLDAHAHDVLAPDAGPRTDPRLAALTEREHEVLVAIGTGWTNAEIAERFVLTESTVKKHVGRVLAKVGARDRIQAVILAYDAGLVAPRQ; this is encoded by the coding sequence ATGACCACCATCCTGATCGCCGACGACCAGCCACTGCCCCGCATGGGTTTCCGCATGCTGCTCGACGGCTCCCCCGGCGTGAGCGTCGTCGGTGAGGCCGACAACGGCGCGCAGGCTGTCCGCATGGCGGCCGAACTGAGCCCCGACGTCGTCCTGATGGATGTCCGTATGCCCGGTCTCGACGGCATCGAGGCGACCCGCCGCATCGTGGCGGCGGGCGGCCGCACCCGCGTGCTCATCCTGACCACCTTCGACCTCGACGATTACGCCTACGCCGGGCTGCGCGCCGGGGCCAGCGGCTTCCTGCTCAAGGACGTCCGCCCGACGGAACTCCTCGCCGGCATCCAGGCGGTCGCGACCGGCGACGCCGTCGTATCCCCCCGGCTCACCCGCCGCCTGCTCGACGCCCACGCCCACGACGTCCTCGCGCCCGACGCCGGGCCTCGTACGGACCCGCGGCTGGCGGCGCTCACCGAACGCGAGCACGAGGTGCTCGTGGCCATCGGCACGGGCTGGACGAACGCTGAGATCGCCGAACGGTTCGTGCTGACCGAGTCGACCGTGAAGAAGCATGTGGGCCGGGTGCTGGCCAAGGTCGGTGCCCGCGACCGTATCCAGGCGGTCATCCTCGCCTACGACGCGGGACTGGTCGCTCCGCGGCAGTGA
- a CDS encoding sialidase family protein → MPATKEGQPTVAVNPRNPKNLVFVSTIFPPSPGLEPIDGGCFLAYSNDRGDTWTQVAWPLGTAAPKCGEPSVQFDAKGTVYVDNNQVSSGLAANLLNHNQVAKSTDGGRTWTDPVSTPLLLGGAPKMRVDVATGKVYAVAGAAWEYPSAVSVSADGGKTFSNDSRVIPGPMPCIEVAPGIPLVCGYPGREIAVYGGILVSASQEAGKPVNFHVSRNDGKTWTNTTVNDGTGTPVPAGTGSLVPVPALGAAADPVPWVAADTSHRGRFAVMVPRDSNTLDVYTTPDAGRTWTGPATISTPGAVRPAIDFGANGDLGVMWRTTAGDGFSVVSFDHGRSFSAPVQVNHVTEPVGETGPPGDRWSGIEIAGGYAYVTWADGRNNSSLDSIISRVPLKLYKERTASKSTN, encoded by the coding sequence TCCTGGCCTACTCGAACGACAGGGGCGACACCTGGACCCAGGTGGCATGGCCGCTGGGCACGGCGGCGCCCAAGTGCGGTGAGCCCAGCGTGCAGTTCGACGCGAAGGGCACCGTGTACGTCGACAACAACCAGGTCAGTTCGGGCCTGGCCGCGAACCTGCTGAACCACAACCAGGTCGCCAAGTCGACGGACGGCGGCCGGACTTGGACCGACCCGGTGTCCACGCCGCTGCTCCTCGGCGGCGCCCCGAAGATGCGGGTGGACGTCGCGACGGGCAAGGTCTACGCGGTCGCCGGGGCGGCGTGGGAGTACCCGAGCGCGGTCTCCGTCAGCGCCGACGGCGGAAAGACCTTCAGCAATGACTCGCGGGTGATCCCGGGTCCGATGCCCTGCATCGAGGTGGCACCGGGCATCCCGCTGGTGTGCGGCTATCCGGGGCGTGAGATCGCCGTGTACGGCGGGATCCTCGTGTCGGCCTCCCAGGAGGCGGGGAAGCCCGTGAACTTCCACGTCAGCCGCAACGACGGCAAGACGTGGACGAACACGACGGTGAACGACGGCACGGGAACCCCCGTTCCGGCGGGCACCGGGTCCCTGGTACCTGTTCCGGCCCTGGGCGCGGCTGCCGACCCCGTCCCGTGGGTGGCGGCCGACACCTCCCACCGCGGCCGGTTCGCCGTCATGGTCCCCCGGGACTCCAACACGCTGGACGTCTACACCACCCCGGACGCCGGCAGGACCTGGACCGGGCCGGCGACGATCTCCACTCCGGGCGCCGTGCGTCCGGCGATCGACTTCGGCGCCAACGGTGATCTGGGGGTCATGTGGCGGACTACCGCGGGCGACGGGTTCTCGGTCGTCTCCTTCGACCATGGACGCTCGTTCAGCGCACCGGTGCAGGTCAACCACGTGACCGAGCCGGTCGGCGAGACGGGCCCGCCCGGTGACCGCTGGTCGGGGATCGAGATCGCCGGCGGGTACGCGTACGTCACCTGGGCCGACGGTCGGAACAACTCCTCCCTCGACTCGATCATCAGCCGGGTACCGCTGAAGCTGTACAAGGAGCGCACCGCCTCGAAGTCGACCAACTGA